In Burkholderia sp. NRF60-BP8, a single window of DNA contains:
- the rpsG gene encoding 30S ribosomal protein S7, protein MPRRREVPKREVLPDPKFGNVDVAKFMNMLMLSGKKSVAERIVYGAFEQIQTKGGKDPLEVFTVALNNVKPVVEVKSRRVGGANYQVPVEVRPSRRMALAMRWLREAAKKRSEKSMALRLAGELTEAAEGRGGAMKKRDEVHRMAEANRAFSHFRF, encoded by the coding sequence ATGCCGCGTCGTCGCGAAGTCCCCAAGCGGGAAGTGTTGCCGGATCCGAAGTTCGGTAACGTTGATGTTGCCAAGTTCATGAACATGCTGATGCTGTCCGGCAAGAAGTCGGTCGCAGAGCGCATCGTTTATGGCGCATTCGAACAAATCCAGACCAAGGGTGGCAAGGACCCGCTGGAAGTGTTCACGGTTGCGCTCAACAACGTGAAGCCGGTGGTCGAAGTGAAGAGCCGCCGCGTTGGTGGTGCCAACTATCAAGTTCCGGTCGAAGTGCGCCCGTCGCGTCGTATGGCATTGGCGATGCGCTGGCTGCGTGAGGCTGCGAAGAAGCGCAGCGAGAAGTCGATGGCTCTGCGTCTGGCAGGCGAACTCACCGAAGCGGCCGAAGGCCGTGGCGGCGCGATGAAGAAGCGCGATGAAGTTCACCGCATGGCAGAAGCCAACCGCGCGTTCTCGCATTTCCGTTTCTAA
- the fusA gene encoding elongation factor G: MARKTPIERYRNIGISAHIDAGKTTTTERILFYTGVNHKIGEVHDGAATMDWMEQEQERGITITSAATTAFWKGMGGNYPEHRINIIDTPGHVDFTIEVERSMRVLDGACMVYCAVGGVQPQSETVWRQANKYKVPRLAFVNKMDRTGANFFKVYDQLRLRLKANPVPVVVPIGSEENFKGVVDLIKMKAIIWDEASQGTKFDYVDIPAELAETCKEWREKMVEAAAEASEDLMNKYLEEGDLPEADIVKALRDRTIACEIQPMLCGTAFKNKGVQRMLDAVIDFLPSPVDIPPVKGELENGEEAERKASDEEKFSSLAFKIMTDPFVGQLIFFRVYSGVVNSGDTLLNSTKGKKERLGRILQMHANQREEIKEVRAGDIAAAVGLKEATTGDTLCDPANPIVLERMVFPEPVISQAVEPKTKADQEKMGLALNRLAQEDPSFRVQTDEESGQTIISGMGELHLEILVDRMKREFGVEATVGKPQVAYRETIRSTAKDVDGKFVKQSGGRGQYGHAVITLEPNEQGKGYEFFDEIKGGVIPREYIPAVDKGIQDTLKSGVLAGFPVVDVKVHLTFGSYHDVDSNENAFRMAGSMAFKEAMRKANPVVLEPMMAVEVETPEDYMGNVMGDLSGRRGIVQGMEDMVGGGKIVRAEVPLSEMFGYSTSLRSLTQGRATYTMEFKHYAEAPRNVAEAIISAKSK, from the coding sequence GTGGCTCGCAAGACTCCTATCGAGCGCTACCGCAATATCGGTATTAGCGCTCACATCGACGCCGGCAAGACGACGACGACCGAGCGCATTCTGTTTTACACCGGTGTGAACCACAAGATCGGTGAAGTCCACGACGGCGCAGCCACGATGGACTGGATGGAGCAGGAACAGGAACGTGGCATCACGATCACGTCCGCTGCTACCACGGCCTTCTGGAAGGGCATGGGCGGCAACTATCCGGAACACCGCATCAACATCATCGACACCCCGGGCCACGTCGACTTCACGATCGAAGTGGAGCGTTCGATGCGCGTGCTCGACGGCGCGTGCATGGTGTACTGCGCAGTGGGCGGCGTGCAGCCGCAGTCGGAAACGGTGTGGCGCCAGGCGAACAAGTACAAGGTGCCGCGTCTCGCGTTCGTCAACAAGATGGACCGTACCGGCGCGAACTTCTTCAAGGTCTACGACCAGCTCCGTCTGCGCCTGAAGGCGAACCCGGTTCCGGTCGTGGTGCCGATCGGCTCGGAAGAAAACTTCAAGGGCGTGGTCGACCTGATCAAGATGAAGGCGATCATTTGGGACGAAGCGTCGCAAGGCACGAAGTTCGACTACGTCGACATCCCGGCCGAACTCGCAGAGACCTGCAAGGAATGGCGCGAAAAGATGGTCGAAGCGGCTGCCGAAGCCAGCGAAGACCTGATGAACAAGTACCTGGAAGAAGGCGATCTGCCGGAAGCCGACATCGTCAAGGCGCTGCGTGATCGTACGATCGCGTGCGAAATCCAGCCGATGCTGTGCGGTACCGCGTTCAAGAACAAGGGCGTGCAGCGTATGCTCGACGCCGTGATCGACTTCCTGCCGTCGCCGGTCGACATCCCGCCGGTCAAGGGCGAGCTCGAAAACGGCGAAGAAGCAGAGCGCAAGGCATCGGACGAAGAGAAGTTCTCGTCGCTCGCGTTCAAGATCATGACCGACCCGTTCGTCGGCCAGCTGATCTTCTTCCGTGTGTACTCGGGCGTCGTCAACTCGGGCGACACGCTGCTGAACTCGACCAAGGGCAAGAAGGAACGCCTCGGCCGTATTCTGCAGATGCACGCGAACCAGCGTGAAGAAATCAAGGAAGTCCGCGCAGGCGACATCGCTGCAGCGGTCGGCCTGAAGGAAGCCACCACGGGCGACACGCTGTGCGACCCGGCGAACCCGATCGTTCTCGAACGCATGGTGTTCCCGGAGCCGGTGATTTCGCAGGCGGTCGAGCCGAAGACCAAGGCCGACCAGGAAAAGATGGGCCTCGCACTGAACCGTCTGGCTCAGGAAGACCCGTCGTTCCGCGTGCAGACCGACGAAGAGTCGGGCCAGACCATCATTTCGGGCATGGGCGAGCTCCACCTCGAAATTCTGGTCGACCGGATGAAGCGTGAGTTCGGCGTGGAAGCGACCGTCGGCAAGCCGCAGGTTGCATACCGCGAAACGATCCGCTCGACGGCGAAGGACGTCGACGGCAAGTTCGTCAAGCAGTCGGGTGGTCGCGGCCAGTACGGTCACGCGGTCATCACGCTCGAGCCGAACGAACAAGGCAAGGGCTACGAGTTCTTCGACGAGATCAAGGGTGGTGTGATTCCGCGTGAATACATCCCGGCGGTCGACAAGGGTATCCAGGACACGCTGAAGTCGGGCGTGCTGGCTGGCTTCCCGGTCGTCGACGTGAAGGTTCACCTGACGTTCGGTTCGTACCACGACGTTGACTCGAACGAAAACGCGTTCCGCATGGCCGGTTCGATGGCGTTCAAGGAAGCGATGCGCAAGGCGAACCCGGTCGTGCTCGAGCCGATGATGGCTGTCGAAGTCGAGACGCCGGAAGACTACATGGGCAACGTGATGGGTGACCTGTCGGGCCGTCGCGGTATCGTCCAGGGCATGGAAGACATGGTTGGCGGCGGCAAGATCGTGCGCGCCGAAGTGCCGCTGTCGGAAATGTTCGGTTACTCGACGTCGCTGCGCTCGCTGACGCAAGGTCGTGCAACGTACACGATGGAGTTCAAGCACTACGCTGAAGCTCCGCGCAACGTTGCCGAAGCGATCATCAGCGCGAAGTCGAAGTAA
- the tuf gene encoding elongation factor Tu, with protein MAKEKFERTKPHVNVGTIGHVDHGKTTLTAAITTVLTKKFGGEAKAYDQIDAAPEEKARGITINTAHVEYETANRHYAHVDCPGHADYVKNMITGAAQMDGAILVCSAADGPMPQTREHILLARQVGVPYIIVFLNKCDMVDDAELLELVEMEVRELLSKYDFPGDDTPIVKGSAKLALEGDTGELGEVAIMNLADALDTYIPTPERAVDGAFLMPVEDVFSISGRGTVVTGRVERGIIKVGEEIEIVGIKPTVKTTCTGVEMFRKLLDQGQAGDNVGILLRGTKREDVERGQVLAKPGSITPHTHFTAEVYVLSKDEGGRHTPFFNNYRPQFYFRTTDVTGSIELPKDKEMVMPGDNVSITVKLIAPIAMEEGLRFAIREGGRTVGAGVVAKIIE; from the coding sequence ATGGCAAAAGAAAAGTTTGAGCGGACCAAGCCGCACGTGAACGTTGGTACGATTGGTCACGTTGACCACGGCAAGACGACGCTGACGGCAGCGATCACGACGGTTCTGACGAAGAAGTTCGGCGGCGAAGCGAAGGCGTACGACCAGATCGACGCGGCACCGGAAGAAAAGGCGCGCGGCATCACGATCAACACGGCGCACGTCGAGTACGAAACGGCTAACCGCCACTACGCCCACGTCGACTGCCCGGGCCACGCTGACTATGTGAAGAACATGATCACGGGTGCGGCGCAGATGGACGGCGCGATCCTGGTTTGCTCGGCAGCAGACGGCCCGATGCCGCAAACGCGCGAGCACATCCTGCTGGCACGTCAGGTTGGCGTTCCGTACATCATCGTGTTCCTGAACAAGTGCGACATGGTGGACGACGCGGAACTGCTCGAGCTGGTCGAGATGGAAGTTCGCGAACTGCTGTCGAAGTACGACTTCCCGGGCGACGACACGCCGATCGTGAAGGGTTCGGCAAAGCTGGCGCTGGAAGGCGACACGGGCGAGCTGGGCGAAGTGGCGATCATGAACCTGGCAGACGCACTGGACACGTACATCCCGACGCCGGAGCGTGCGGTTGACGGCGCGTTCCTGATGCCGGTGGAAGACGTGTTCTCGATCTCGGGCCGCGGTACGGTGGTGACGGGTCGTGTCGAGCGCGGCATCATCAAGGTCGGCGAGGAAATCGAAATCGTCGGTATCAAGCCGACGGTGAAGACGACCTGCACGGGCGTTGAAATGTTCCGCAAGCTGCTGGACCAAGGTCAGGCAGGCGACAACGTGGGTATCCTGCTGCGCGGCACGAAGCGTGAAGACGTGGAGCGCGGCCAGGTTCTGGCGAAGCCGGGTTCGATCACGCCGCACACGCACTTCACGGCTGAAGTGTACGTGCTGAGCAAGGACGAAGGCGGCCGTCACACGCCGTTCTTCAACAACTACCGTCCGCAGTTCTACTTCCGTACGACGGACGTGACGGGCTCGATCGAGCTGCCGAAGGACAAGGAAATGGTGATGCCGGGCGACAACGTGTCGATCACGGTGAAGCTGATCGCTCCGATCGCGATGGAAGAAGGTCTGCGCTTCGCAATCCGCGAAGGCGGCCGTACGGTCGGCGCCGGCGTAGTCGCCAAGATCATCGAGTAA
- the rpsJ gene encoding 30S ribosomal protein S10, with product MQQQKIRIRLKAFDYRLIDQSAAEIVDTAKRTGAIVRGPVPLPTRIQRFDILRSPHVNKTSRDQLEIRTHQRLMDIVDPTDKTVDALMKLDLPAGVDVEIKLQ from the coding sequence ATGCAGCAACAGAAAATCCGCATTCGCCTGAAGGCATTCGACTATCGTCTGATCGATCAATCGGCTGCCGAAATCGTCGATACCGCGAAGCGGACTGGCGCAATCGTCCGTGGCCCGGTGCCGCTGCCGACGCGCATTCAGCGTTTTGACATCCTGCGCTCGCCGCACGTCAACAAGACGTCGCGCGATCAGCTCGAAATCCGCACCCACCAGCGCCTGATGGACATCGTCGACCCGACGGACAAGACCGTTGACGCGCTGATGAAGCTCGACCTGCCGGCTGGCGTCGACGTGGAAATCAAGCTGCAGTAA
- the rplC gene encoding 50S ribosomal protein L3: MSLGLVGRKVGMTRIFTAEGDSIPVTVLDVSDNRVTQIKTVETDGYTAVQVAFGSRRASRVTKPLAGHLAKAGVEAGEILKEFRIDAAKAAELSNGAVVGADLFEVGQKVDVQGVSIGKGYAGTIKRYNFSSGRATHGNSRSHNVPGSIGMAQDPGRVFPGKRMTGHMGDVTVTVQNLEIARIDAERKLLLVKGAIPGAKGGKVFVTPAVKTKGAK; the protein is encoded by the coding sequence ATGAGCCTTGGACTCGTAGGTCGCAAGGTTGGCATGACCCGTATCTTCACGGCTGAAGGGGATTCGATTCCCGTCACCGTGCTGGACGTGTCGGACAACCGCGTGACGCAGATCAAGACTGTTGAAACCGACGGCTACACGGCCGTGCAGGTTGCATTCGGCTCCCGCCGCGCATCGCGCGTGACGAAGCCGCTGGCAGGTCATCTCGCCAAAGCCGGTGTCGAAGCCGGTGAAATCCTCAAGGAATTCCGCATTGACGCGGCCAAGGCAGCCGAGCTGTCGAATGGCGCCGTGGTCGGTGCAGATCTTTTCGAAGTGGGCCAGAAGGTCGACGTGCAAGGCGTGTCGATCGGTAAGGGCTACGCCGGTACGATCAAGCGTTACAACTTCTCCTCCGGCCGTGCCACGCACGGTAACTCGCGCTCGCACAACGTGCCGGGCTCGATCGGTATGGCGCAGGATCCGGGTCGTGTTTTCCCGGGTAAGCGCATGACGGGTCACATGGGTGACGTGACGGTGACGGTGCAGAACCTCGAAATCGCCCGTATCGACGCAGAGCGCAAGCTGCTGCTCGTGAAGGGTGCGATTCCGGGCGCGAAGGGCGGCAAGGTCTTCGTGACGCCGGCCGTCAAGACCAAGGGGGCGAAATAA
- the rplD gene encoding 50S ribosomal protein L4, producing MELKLLNENGQEGAVVNASDVVFGRDYNEALIHQVVVAYQANARQGNRAQKDREQVKHTTKKPWRQKGTGRARAGMSSSPLWRGGGRIFPNSPEENFSHKVNKKMHRAGLCSIFSQLAREGRLSVVEDIILEAPKTKLLADKFKTMGLDSVLIITDTVDENLYLASRNLPHVAIVEPRYADPLSLIYFKKVLVTKAAVAQIEELLS from the coding sequence ATGGAACTCAAGCTCCTGAACGAAAATGGTCAGGAAGGTGCAGTGGTCAACGCATCGGACGTCGTGTTCGGTCGTGACTACAACGAAGCGCTGATCCACCAGGTCGTCGTCGCTTACCAGGCGAATGCTCGCCAGGGTAACCGCGCACAGAAGGACCGCGAGCAAGTCAAGCACACGACCAAGAAGCCGTGGCGCCAGAAGGGTACGGGCCGCGCTCGTGCCGGTATGTCGTCGAGCCCGTTGTGGCGTGGCGGTGGTCGTATCTTCCCGAATTCGCCGGAAGAAAACTTCTCGCACAAGGTCAACAAGAAGATGCATCGCGCAGGCCTCTGCTCGATCTTCTCGCAGCTGGCCCGCGAAGGCCGTCTGTCGGTCGTCGAGGACATCATCCTCGAAGCGCCGAAGACCAAGCTGCTGGCCGACAAATTCAAGACCATGGGTCTCGACTCCGTGCTGATCATCACCGACACGGTTGACGAAAACCTGTACCTGGCATCGCGCAACCTGCCGCACGTGGCAATTGTCGAGCCGCGCTACGCTGACCCGCTGTCGCTGATCTACTTCAAGAAAGTGCTGGTCACGAAGGCTGCGGTCGCCCAGATCGAGGAGTTGCTGTCATGA
- the rplW gene encoding 50S ribosomal protein L23 → MSEIRKNDHRLMQVLLAPVISEKATLVADKNEQVVFEVAPDATKQEVKAAVELLFKVEVDSVNVLVQKGKQKRFGRSMGRRKDVKKAYVCLKPGQEINFEAEAK, encoded by the coding sequence ATGAGCGAGATTCGCAAGAACGATCATCGTTTGATGCAGGTCCTGCTCGCACCGGTGATTTCCGAAAAGGCGACGCTGGTTGCCGACAAGAACGAGCAAGTCGTGTTCGAAGTCGCACCGGATGCCACGAAGCAGGAAGTGAAGGCGGCTGTCGAGCTGCTGTTCAAGGTTGAAGTTGATTCGGTCAACGTGCTGGTTCAGAAGGGCAAGCAAAAGCGCTTCGGCCGTTCGATGGGCCGCCGCAAGGACGTGAAGAAGGCGTACGTCTGCCTGAAGCCCGGCCAGGAAATCAACTTTGAAGCGGAGGCCAAGTAA
- the rplB gene encoding 50S ribosomal protein L2, producing the protein MAIVKVKPTSPGRRAMVKVVNKNLHQGKPYAALLDSQSSTAGRNNNGRITTRHKGGGHKQHYRIVDFRRTKDGIPAKVERLEYDPNRSANIALVLYADGERRYIIAPKGLTVGQQLMSGSEAPIRAGNTLPIRNIPVGTTIHCIEMLPGKGAQMARSAGTSAMLLAREGVYAQVRLRSGEIRRVHIECRATIGEVGNEEHSLRQIGKAGANRWRGIRPTVRGVAMNPVDHPHGGGEGKTAAGRDPVSPWGTPAKGYRTRSNKRTTTMIVQRRHKR; encoded by the coding sequence ATGGCAATCGTGAAAGTTAAACCGACTTCGCCGGGTCGCCGCGCGATGGTCAAGGTGGTCAACAAGAATCTGCACCAGGGCAAGCCGTACGCGGCACTGCTCGACTCGCAGAGCTCGACCGCCGGCCGTAACAACAACGGCCGTATCACCACGCGTCACAAGGGTGGTGGTCACAAGCAGCACTATCGTATCGTCGATTTCCGTCGCACGAAGGATGGCATTCCGGCAAAGGTCGAGCGTCTCGAGTACGACCCGAACCGCAGCGCGAACATCGCGCTGGTGCTCTACGCAGACGGCGAACGTCGCTACATCATCGCCCCGAAGGGCCTGACCGTCGGCCAACAGCTGATGTCGGGTTCGGAAGCGCCGATCCGTGCAGGCAACACGCTGCCGATCCGCAACATTCCGGTCGGTACGACGATCCACTGCATCGAGATGCTGCCGGGCAAGGGCGCGCAAATGGCGCGTTCGGCTGGCACGTCGGCCATGCTGTTGGCGCGTGAAGGCGTCTACGCGCAGGTTCGTCTGCGTTCGGGCGAAATCCGCCGCGTGCACATCGAGTGCCGTGCAACGATCGGTGAAGTCGGCAACGAAGAGCATAGCCTGCGCCAGATCGGCAAGGCTGGCGCGAACCGCTGGCGCGGTATCCGCCCGACGGTGCGTGGCGTTGCGATGAACCCGGTCGATCACCCGCACGGTGGTGGTGAGGGCAAGACGGCTGCAGGTCGCGACCCGGTGAGCCCGTGGGGTACGCCGGCTAAGGGTTACCGCACCCGCAGCAACAAGCGCACGACGACGATGATCGTCCAGCGCCGTCACAAGCGTTAA
- the rpsS gene encoding 30S ribosomal protein S19 gives MARSVKKGPFCDAHLLKKVEAAAASRDKKPIKTWSRRSTILPDFIGLTIAVHNGRQHVPVYISENMVGHKLGEFALTRTFKGHAADKKAKK, from the coding sequence ATGGCACGTTCTGTAAAAAAAGGTCCGTTCTGCGACGCCCATTTGCTGAAGAAAGTTGAGGCGGCTGCAGCTTCGCGCGACAAAAAGCCGATCAAGACCTGGTCGCGTCGCTCGACGATTCTGCCGGATTTCATCGGCCTGACGATCGCTGTTCACAACGGCCGTCAACACGTTCCGGTGTACATCTCGGAAAACATGGTCGGCCACAAGCTTGGCGAGTTCGCACTGACCCGTACGTTCAAGGGTCACGCAGCCGACAAGAAGGCCAAGAAATAA
- the rplV gene encoding 50S ribosomal protein L22 gives MEVKAIHRGARISAQKTRLVADQIRGLPVDKALNVLTFSPKKAAGIVKKVVLSAIANAEHNEGADIDELKIKSIYVDKAASLKRFTARAKGRGNRIEKQSCHITVTVGN, from the coding sequence ATGGAAGTGAAAGCAATTCATCGCGGTGCCCGCATCTCGGCGCAGAAAACGCGCCTTGTGGCTGACCAGATCCGCGGTTTGCCGGTCGACAAGGCGCTGAACGTTCTGACGTTCTCGCCGAAGAAGGCGGCTGGCATCGTGAAGAAGGTTGTGCTGTCGGCAATCGCGAATGCGGAGCACAACGAAGGCGCTGATATCGACGAGCTCAAGATCAAGAGCATCTACGTCGACAAGGCTGCATCGCTCAAGCGTTTCACCGCGCGCGCCAAGGGCCGCGGTAACCGCATCGAGAAGCAATCCTGTCACATCACTGTGACGGTCGGGAATTAA
- the rpsC gene encoding 30S ribosomal protein S3, protein MGQKIHPTGFRLAVSRNWASRWYANNNNFAAMLQEDIGVREYLKKKLKNASVGRVVIERPAKNARITIYSSRPGVVIGKKGEDIEQLKTELQRRMGVPVHVNIEEIRKPETDAQLIADSITQQLERRIMFRRAMKRAMQNAMRLGAQGIKIMSAGRLNGIEIARTEWYREGRVPLHTLRADIDYATSEAKTTYGIIGVKVWVYKGDTLGRNDAPVVEEVAEDKRPRRNARPGDRRPRRDGEGGAPGARRGAPRRGAGKPEDGKTGE, encoded by the coding sequence ATGGGACAGAAAATTCATCCGACTGGCTTCCGCCTGGCTGTCAGCCGCAATTGGGCTTCGCGTTGGTACGCGAACAACAACAATTTCGCGGCGATGCTGCAGGAAGACATCGGTGTTCGTGAATACCTGAAGAAGAAGCTGAAGAACGCTTCGGTCGGTCGGGTGGTCATCGAGCGTCCGGCGAAGAACGCGCGCATCACGATTTACAGCTCGCGTCCGGGCGTGGTCATCGGCAAGAAGGGCGAGGACATCGAACAGCTGAAGACGGAACTGCAACGCCGCATGGGCGTGCCGGTTCACGTCAACATCGAGGAAATCCGCAAGCCGGAAACCGATGCTCAGCTGATCGCTGACTCGATCACGCAACAGCTCGAGCGCCGGATCATGTTCCGTCGCGCGATGAAGCGTGCGATGCAGAACGCGATGCGTCTGGGTGCCCAAGGCATCAAGATCATGAGCGCAGGCCGTCTGAACGGTATCGAAATCGCTCGTACGGAGTGGTACCGCGAAGGTCGCGTGCCGCTTCACACGCTGCGTGCTGATATCGACTACGCGACTTCGGAAGCGAAGACGACTTACGGGATCATCGGCGTCAAGGTGTGGGTCTACAAGGGCGATACGCTCGGCCGCAACGATGCACCGGTGGTGGAAGAAGTAGCCGAAGACAAGCGTCCGCGTCGCAATGCGCGTCCGGGCGACCGTCGTCCGCGCCGTGACGGCGAAGGCGGCGCTCCGGGTGCTCGTCGTGGCGCACCGCGCCGTGGCGCCGGCAAGCCCGAAGACGGCAAGACTGGAGAATAA
- the rplP gene encoding 50S ribosomal protein L16, producing MLQPKRRKYRKEQKGRNTGKATRGNAVSFGEFGLKAIGRGRLTARQIEAARRAMTRHIKRGGRIWIRIFPDKPISQKPAEVRMGNGKGNPEYYVAEIQPGKMLYEMDGVSEELAREAFRLAAAKLPLKTAFIVRQLGA from the coding sequence ATGCTGCAACCGAAACGCAGAAAGTATCGTAAAGAGCAGAAGGGTCGTAACACCGGCAAGGCGACGCGCGGCAACGCCGTGTCGTTCGGTGAATTCGGCCTGAAGGCGATCGGTCGCGGTCGTTTGACCGCACGTCAAATTGAAGCGGCGCGTCGTGCAATGACGCGTCACATCAAGCGTGGCGGCCGCATCTGGATCCGGATCTTCCCGGACAAGCCGATTTCGCAGAAGCCGGCCGAAGTGCGTATGGGTAACGGTAAGGGTAACCCGGAGTACTACGTCGCCGAGATTCAGCCGGGCAAGATGCTCTATGAAATGGACGGCGTATCCGAAGAACTGGCACGCGAAGCGTTCCGTCTGGCTGCAGCCAAGCTGCCGCTCAAGACGGCATTCATCGTGCGCCAGCTCGGCGCCTAA
- the rpmC gene encoding 50S ribosomal protein L29, translated as MKASELLQKDQAALNKELADLLKAQFGLRMQLATQQLTNTSQLKKVRRDIARVRTVMTQKANQK; from the coding sequence ATGAAGGCTTCCGAACTTCTCCAGAAAGACCAGGCCGCGCTCAACAAGGAGCTGGCGGACCTGCTGAAGGCGCAATTCGGCCTGCGCATGCAACTCGCGACCCAGCAGCTCACGAACACGAGCCAGCTGAAGAAGGTTCGTCGCGACATCGCACGTGTGCGGACCGTCATGACTCAGAAGGCGAACCAGAAATGA
- the rpsQ gene encoding 30S ribosomal protein S17 has protein sequence MNDSVKTSLKRTLVGRVVSNKMDKTVTVLIEHRVKHPIYGKYVVRSKKYHAHDEANTYNEGDLVEIQETRPVSKTKAWTVSRLVEAARVI, from the coding sequence ATGAACGATAGCGTGAAAACCTCGCTGAAGCGGACGCTGGTCGGTCGGGTCGTCAGCAACAAGATGGACAAGACCGTCACCGTGCTGATCGAGCACCGCGTCAAGCATCCGATCTACGGCAAGTATGTCGTGCGTTCGAAGAAGTACCACGCGCACGATGAAGCGAACACCTACAACGAAGGCGATCTCGTCGAAATCCAGGAAACGCGTCCTGTTTCGAAGACGAAGGCCTGGACGGTGTCGCGCCTCGTCGAAGCCGCTCGCGTCATCTAA
- the rplN gene encoding 50S ribosomal protein L14: MIQTESRLEVADNTGAREVLCIKVLGGSKRRYAGIGDIIKVSVKEATPRGRVKKGEIYNAVVVRTAKGVRRQDGSLIKFDGNAAVLLNNKLEPIGTRIFGPVTRELRSERFMKIVSLAPEVL; encoded by the coding sequence ATGATCCAGACCGAATCTCGGCTCGAAGTAGCCGACAACACGGGTGCACGCGAAGTTCTGTGCATCAAGGTGCTCGGCGGCTCGAAGCGTCGTTATGCCGGCATTGGCGACATCATCAAGGTGAGCGTCAAAGAGGCAACGCCGCGCGGGCGCGTGAAGAAAGGCGAAATTTACAACGCCGTGGTGGTCCGCACCGCCAAGGGCGTGCGCCGTCAAGACGGCTCGCTGATCAAGTTCGACGGCAACGCCGCTGTGCTTTTGAATAACAAGCTCGAGCCGATCGGCACCCGTATCTTCGGGCCGGTGACGCGTGAGCTGCGTAGCGAACGATTCATGAAGATCGTTTCGCTGGCGCCGGAAGTGCTGTAA
- the rplX gene encoding 50S ribosomal protein L24 — protein sequence MNKIRKGDEVIVVTGKDKGKRGVVLAVGAEHVTVEGINLVKKHVKPNPMKGTTGGVEAKTMPLHISNVALVDANGKASRVGIKVEEGKKVRFLKTTGAVLSA from the coding sequence ATGAACAAGATTCGCAAAGGTGACGAAGTCATCGTCGTCACTGGCAAGGACAAGGGCAAGCGCGGCGTCGTGCTGGCTGTCGGTGCTGAACATGTGACGGTTGAAGGTATCAACCTCGTCAAGAAGCATGTGAAGCCGAACCCGATGAAGGGTACGACGGGCGGCGTGGAAGCGAAGACGATGCCCCTGCATATTTCGAACGTCGCACTGGTCGACGCGAATGGCAAGGCGTCGCGTGTTGGCATCAAGGTCGAGGAAGGCAAGAAGGTTCGCTTCCTGAAGACGACCGGTGCCGTACTGAGCGCCTGA
- the rplE gene encoding 50S ribosomal protein L5, with amino-acid sequence MARFQEFYKEKVVPGLIEKFGYKSVMEVPRITKITLNMGLGEAIADKKIIENAVGDLTKIAGQKPVVTKARKAIAGFKIRQGYPIGAMVTLRGRAMYEFLDRFVTVALPRVRDFRGVSGRAFDGRGNYNIGVKEQIIFPEIDYDKIDALRGLNISITTTAKTDDEAKALLASFKFPFRN; translated from the coding sequence ATGGCTCGTTTTCAAGAGTTTTACAAAGAAAAGGTTGTGCCCGGCCTGATCGAGAAGTTCGGTTACAAGTCGGTCATGGAAGTGCCGCGCATCACCAAGATCACGCTGAACATGGGTCTTGGCGAAGCGATCGCTGACAAGAAGATCATCGAGAACGCCGTTGGCGACCTCACGAAGATCGCCGGCCAGAAGCCGGTCGTCACGAAGGCCCGCAAGGCAATCGCAGGCTTCAAGATCCGCCAGGGTTACCCGATCGGCGCGATGGTGACGCTGCGTGGCCGCGCGATGTACGAATTCCTCGACCGTTTCGTGACGGTTGCCCTGCCCCGCGTGCGTGACTTCCGCGGTGTGTCGGGTCGTGCTTTCGATGGCCGTGGCAACTACAACATCGGTGTGAAAGAGCAGATCATTTTCCCCGAAATCGATTACGACAAGATCGACGCACTGCGTGGGCTGAACATCAGCATCACGACGACTGCGAAGACCGACGACGAAGCAAAGGCTCTGCTCGCCAGCTTCAAGTTCCCGTTCAGAAACTGA